One Vitis vinifera cultivar Pinot Noir 40024 chromosome 8, ASM3070453v1 genomic window carries:
- the LOC100266652 gene encoding purple acid phosphatase 22: protein MSYIYIYIYPLPDSGVYGICLNLQTTNMEKSWLTVSFHLLTILSSIQLPRSHASSDYSRQPPRRLIFTPHHRSDSDPQQVHISLVGRDRMKVSWITDDKSARSIVEYGKMPGKYEASATGEHTSYNYFFYSSGKIHHVEIGPLEAGTVYYYRCGGSGQEFYFKTPPSSFPIEFAVVGDLGQTEWTASTLTHVNRTNYDVLLLPGDLSYADSHQPLWDCFGRLVEPYASHRPWMVTEGNHEIEIFPIIYPDGFKAFNSRWPMPFQESGSTSNLYYSFEVAGCHVIMLGSYAEFDEKSAQYKWLKGDLGKVDRRRTPWLIVLIHAPWYNTNLAHKGEGESMRKAMEKLLYEARVDVVFAGHVHAYERFTRVYKNKADECGPIHVTIGDGGNREGLALTFEKPTSASLSVYREPSFGHGRLRILNQTHAFWSWHRNNDSDCILADSLWLQSLSVSRQCTQFQQDQASLPLVSVNLNDEL, encoded by the exons atgtcttatatttatatatatatatatccactCCCAGACTCAGGAGTATACGGCATATGCCTTAATTTGCAGACAACAAATATGGAGAAAAGTTGGCTAACCGTTTCCTTCCATCTCCTAACCATCTTATCATCAATTCAACTTCCACGGTCACATGCATCTTCTGATTATTCCAGACAGCCACCTCGAAGGCTCATCTTCACTCCGCACCACCGATCGGACTCCGATCCTCAACAG GTTCACATTTCGCTAGTGGGGAGGGATCGCATGAAGGTTTCATGGATCACCGACGATAAAAGCGCACGTTCCATAGTAGAGTATGGAAAGATGCCCGGAAAATACGAAGCGTCTGCGACAGGGGAGCATACCTCGTATAATTACTTCTTTTACAGCTCCGGCAAGATTCACCATGTTGAGATCGGACCGTTGGAGGCTGGGACAGTGTATTACTACAGATGTGGAGGTTCTGGGCAAGAATTTTACTTCAAAACACCTCCTTCCAGCTTTCCCATTGAATTTGCAGTGGTTG GAGATCTAGGGCAAACAGAATGGACAGCATCGACCCTGACGCATGTCAACAGAACAAACTACGACGTGCTTTTATTACCCGGTGATCTCTCTTATGCCGATAGCCATCAGCCCCTTTGGGACTGCTTCGGCCGCCTTGTGGAGCCGTACGCCAGCCACCGCCCCTGGATGGTCACTGAAGGCAACCATGAGATTGAGATCTTCCCCATCATCTACCCCGATGGCTTCAAAGCCTTTAATTCCAGGTGGCCGATGCCTTTCCAAGAGAGTGGCTCCACCTCCAACCTCTACTACTCTTTTGAGGTTGCTGGGTGCCATGTTATCATGTTGGGTTCTTATGCTGAGTTCGATGAGAAATCCGCTCAGTACAAGTGGCTGAAGGGGGATCTGGGTAAGGTTGATAGGAGGAGGACGCCGTGGCTTATTGTGCTCATTCATGCGCCATGGTATAATACTAATCTGGCCCATAAGGGGGAAGGAGAGAGCATGAGGAAAGCCATGGAGAAGCTGTTGTATGAGGCTAGGGTTGATGTGGTTTTTGCTGGCCATGTTCATGCCTACGAACGATTT ACAAGGGTTTACAAGAACAAGGCAGATGAATGCGGGCCCATACATGTGACAATTGGGGATGGAGGAAACAGAGAAGGACTTGCTTTAAC GTTTGAGAAGCCGACAAGCGCCTCCCTCTCAGTGTACAGAGAGCCAAGTTTTGGACATGGGCGATTGAGGATATTAAACCAGACGCATGCATTTTGGTCATGGCACCGCAACAATGACTCCGACTGTATTCTGGCTGACAGCCTGTGGCTACAAAGTTTAAGCGTTTCGAGACAGTGCACGCAGTTTCAGCAGGATCAAGCATCACTACCACTAGTATCTGTTAACCTTAATGATGAACTTTGA
- the LOC104880146 gene encoding uncharacterized protein LOC104880146 yields the protein MYAINCWWRGNEVLLRWKSNEFVLRWIRNERLLRNAYALFLGQVVSFLVAFSSFFTSSVIDLGVNVPLTQSFFAYLCLVLVFGTIRLGRRQNIRVSWIWYLFLGFVDVQGNYLVKKAYQYSSATSVTLLDCWTIPWAMIFTWIVLGTRYSIRQFFGAALCVAGLASVFLSDAGAGGGGGSKPILGDTLVVAGTLFLAMSNVGEEFCVKKKDSVEVVAMIGAFGLLVSACEIYIMEFETLKSIKWSPDIILGLAGHVLSTFLFYTLVPFLLKLSGATMLSLSLLTSDLWAVVIRVYFYHQKVDWLYYLSFATITIGLIIYSKDEGSSNISVFEDQNLNAQYQELNEGSAGCKNETSS from the exons ATGTATGCCATCAACTGCTGGTGGAGAGGCAATGAGGTCTTACTGCGATGGAAAAGTAATGAATTCGTGCTGCGATGGATAAGGAATGAAAGATTGCTGCGAAATGCGTATGCGCTATTCCTGGGTCAAGTCGTTTCTTTTCTAGTTGCGTTTAGCAGCTTCTTTACTTCTTCTGTAATCGATCTTG GTGTGAATGTGCCTCTCACCCAGAGTTTCTTCGCTTATCTGTGCTTAGTTCTGGTTTTTGGGACTATCAGGCTGGGTAGGCGTCAGAACATACGG GTTTCTTGGATTTGGTATCTCTTCTTGGGCTTTGTTGATGTTCAAGGGAATTATCTTG TCAAAAAAGCATACCAGTATTCGTCAGCTACTAGTGTGACGTTATTGGACTGTTGGACGATACCATGGGCCATGATTTTCACATGGATCGTTCTAGGCACCCGATATTCCATAAGGCAGTTCTTTGGTGCAGCCCTGTGTGTTGCAGGCCTTGCTTCAGTGTTTCTCTCAGATGCTGGGGCGGGTGGTGGAG GTGGTTCGAAACCTATTCTTGGTGATACACTCGTCGTTGCAGGGACACTTTTCTTGGCCATGAGCAATGTTGGCGAG GAATTTTGTGTCAAGAAGAAAGATAGTGTTGAAGTAGTTGCAATGATTGGTGCTTTTGGACTGCTAGTGAGTGCATGTGAGAT CTACATAATGGAGTTTGAGACTCTGAAGTCTATCAAATGGTCTCCAGATATT ATACTAGGCCTTGCTGGTCATGTTCTATCAACCTTTCTGTTCTATACTCTTGTTCCTTTTCTTCTCAAG CTCAGTGGAGCCACAATGCTCAGTCTTTCTCTTCTTACATCCGATTTGTGGGCAGTGGTTATTCGCGTCTATTTCTACCACCAGAAG GTTGACTGGTTATACTATCTTTCTTTTGCAACCATTACTATTGGACTCATCATCTATTCAAAAGA TGAGGGGAGTTCCAATATATCGGTTTTTGAGGATCAAAACCTCAATGCACAATACCAAGAGCTCAATGAAGGGAGTGCAGGATGTAAGAATGAAACTTCTTCATGA
- the LOC100264822 gene encoding zinc finger A20 and AN1 domain-containing stress-associated protein 4, translating to MAEEHRCEAPEGHRLCANNCGFFGSPATLNLCSKCYRDLRLKEEQASSAKSAVEKSLSAASSSTAPLSPPALTLPEAANEITVPAAVTAAVPSPSATQPNRCSTCRKRVGLTGFRCRCGITFCGVHRYPEQHGCTFDFKTLGKEAISKANPVVKAEKLHKI from the coding sequence ATGGCGGAAGAACACAGATGCGAAGCTCCCGAAGGCCACCGCCTTTGCGCCAACAACTGCGGTTTTTTCGGAAGTCCAGCGACCCTAAACCTTTGCTCTAAATGTTACAGAGACCTCCGTCTCAAAGAAGAACAAGCCTCCTCTGCCAAATCCGCGGTGGAGAAATCGCTTTCAGCCGCCTCCTCTTCCACAGCTCCTCTCTCCCCACCCGCTTTAACCTTACCGGAAGCGGCCAATGAAATCACTGTTCCGGCGGCTGTGACCGCCGCTGTACCGTCACCTTCGGCGACACAGCCGAACAGGTGCTCCACCTGTCGGAAAAGGGTGGGATTGACCGGGTTCCGGTGCAGGTGTGGGATCACGTTCTGTGGGGTCCACCGGTACCCGGAACAGCACGGGTGCACCTTTGACTTCAAGACGCTTGGCAAAGAGGCCATCTCTAAGGCCAATCCTGTTGTAAAAGCTGAGAAGTTGCACAAGATATGA